The Juglans microcarpa x Juglans regia isolate MS1-56 chromosome 8S, Jm3101_v1.0, whole genome shotgun sequence genome has a window encoding:
- the LOC121244401 gene encoding LOW QUALITY PROTEIN: probable carboxylesterase 18 (The sequence of the model RefSeq protein was modified relative to this genomic sequence to represent the inferred CDS: inserted 1 base in 1 codon) — protein sequence MCSSNSSHSVSPALPWKTRLSVALLSAATDVVRRPNRTINRRLISLLDFTTPANPKPINGVKSSDIIVDPIRNLWFRLFTPTATTSTSLPVLIFYHGGGFAFLSPSSKAYDAVCRRFARELPAVVISVHYRLSPEHRFPCQYDDGLDVLKFLDRNHDVSVLPDMADASKCFLAGDSAGANLAHHVAVRAFGERFRRVKIVGLVSIQPFFGGEERTESEIRLLRAPVVSLDRTDWMWKAFLPEGANRDHEAANVSGPNAVEISGLDYPDTLVVVXGFDPLQDWQKRYYEWLKKSGKEARLLEYPKSIHAFYVFPELPEASQLVEQIKDFVTSSALKS from the exons ATGTGCAGTAGTAACTCATCACATTCAGTATCGCCGGCCCTCCCATGGAAGACGCGCCTTTCCGTCGCCCTCCTGTCGGCCGCCACTGACGTCGTTCGCCGTCCTAACCGCACCATAAACCGCCGTCTCATCTCCCTCCTCGATTTTACAACACCTGCCAATCCCAAACCCATCAACGGCGTCAAATCTTCCGACATCATCGTCGATCCGATCCGCAATCTCTGGTTTCGCCTCTTCACTCCCACCGCGACTACTTCAACTTCCCTCCCGGTTCTCATCTTCTACCACGGCGGTGGTTTCGccttcctctctccctcctccAAAGCCTACGACGCCGTTTGCCGCCGCTTCGCACGTGAACTCCCCGCCGTTGTTATCTCCGTCCATTACCGTCTCTCCCCAGAGCATCGTTTCCCTTGTCAATACGACGACGGACTCGACGTCCTGAAATTTCTTGATCGCAACCATGACGTATCGGTATTGCCCGATATGGCGGACGCGTCCAAGTGCTTTTTGGCGGGTGATAGCGCCGGTGCGAACTTGGCTCACCATGTAGCGGTCAGGGCTTTTGGGGAGAGATTTCGAAGAGTAAAGATCGTCGGATTGGTATCAATCCAGCCGTTTTTCGGGGGAGAGGAGCGAACGGAATCGGAGATCCGATTATTGAGGGCGCCGGTAGTTTCGTTGGACCGTACGGATTGGATGTGGAAGGCATTCTTGCCTGAGGGGGCGAACAGGGACCACGAGGCCGCAAATGTGAGCGGGCCGAATGCAGTTGAAATTTCGGGTTTGGACTATCCGGATACACTTGTGGTGG GGGGATTCGATCCGTTACAGGACTGGCAGAAGAGGTACTACGAATGGTTGAAGAAATCGGGAAAAGAGGCGAGGTTACTCGAGTATCCAAAGTCGATCCACGCATTTTATGTGTTTCCCGAGTTGCCCGAGGCGTCGCAGTTGGTTGAGCAAATCAAGGATTTCGTGACTTCGTCTGCTCTAAAATCTTAA